Genomic segment of Sodaliphilus pleomorphus:
GCCAGCTACGTTGTGGCCTCGCCTGGTGAGAAGATATACTCGCGCCTGGGCCACGCCACCTTGCGCCTGGAGTGCCCCAGCTACAAGTTGGACTACTGCTTCACGTTTGAGACCGACGTTGAGCCGGGCGACTACCTGCGCTTCTTTGCCGGGCAGGCGCGAGGCCGCATTGTGGCAGTGCCCACGGGGCTGTTTCTGGCACCCTACGCCCGCGAGGGCCGCCAGGTGCGCCAGTATGAGCTCAACCTGAGTCTTGCCGAGAAGCGGGAGCTGTGGCGCATGCTCGACAACGACATGGTGAGCGACGAGCGCCGCAAGTTCAATTTTGTGACAAACAATTGCACCTCGATAAGTTTTTCTATGGTCGAGGACTGCCTGCAAGGGGAGCACATCGACTATGTGTGGCCCCGGGTCATGTCGCAGGACAACGGCAACGGCGTGCGCTATCTCATGCGGCACTCGCCGTGGCTGTCGTTCATCTCGATAACCCTGCTGGGCACCGAGAGCGACAAGTACTGGGACAATCACAGCCGCGTGGCCCCCGAGCTGGTGATCGACATCGAGCGGCACTCGCGCATTGTGGCCCCCGACGGCCGTTGGCGCCCCGTGCTCACGGGCGAGCAGCGCGAGTTGCTGCCCCTGCGCCACCGTCTCTCGGCCCCCAGCAAGGCCTCGCCCGGCGTGGTAGCTGCCTGCCTGCTGCTGGTGGTGCTGCTGGCGACGGTGCTCG
This window contains:
- a CDS encoding DUF4105 domain-containing protein; its protein translation is MWMLLLLVAAVPALAQRRDYKPIAVTWTHGLPVKPDSSNFVTASYVVASPGEKIYSRLGHATLRLECPSYKLDYCFTFETDVEPGDYLRFFAGQARGRIVAVPTGLFLAPYAREGRQVRQYELNLSLAEKRELWRMLDNDMVSDERRKFNFVTNNCTSISFSMVEDCLQGEHIDYVWPRVMSQDNGNGVRYLMRHSPWLSFISITLLGTESDKYWDNHSRVAPELVIDIERHSRIVAPDGRWRPVLTGEQRELLPLRHRLSAPSKASPGVVAACLLLVVLLATVLEWKPGWRRPAQVADAVLLGLQTAAGLLLLYMSTVASLFGTHWNWYIIPFNPVPLVVWLVCRRRRHYGRVYGFYTAVLVLFMLATPLSSQLDWQHQLVVAALAVRTASHAVAYRRRQGAHK